One genomic window of Cololabis saira isolate AMF1-May2022 chromosome 3, fColSai1.1, whole genome shotgun sequence includes the following:
- the cep85 gene encoding centrosomal protein of 85 kDa isoform X2, translating into MPSTAGAPASKPQPFGPEDSLSSTEGHRSSSSSRTPSGSTSKSSSLSKSASSPNLDAQDGVGGDLATPKPDCLSRYRSLVNGLDHSLFPTDQTRVDDGQRFDTPAVEPTLNQSALLGGLCPDVRLRLQTTGIRDTPDCMSEVYRAGLDHSYKVLPEARAGLSGTAEASNQRGGQPGAAGSAGVYANPLSLQTQALLREHAGPKGYDPLRQDRCSELSSWQHKQQLDSLRLQMEQMQLMNAGVGQYPSLYSSPLHSDSGKWDALVKASESLLKEKELIIERQKQHMTQLEQRLRESELQVHGALLGRGASFGDMCMLRLQEAQRENAFLRAQFTERTDCVALEKAEAERRLGAVEAETRRITESLKEACERHAEEMKKQEERIRSRDKHINNLKKKCQKEAELKRENQQRIETLERYLADLPTMEDYQRQNKQLLEAEEQADQLQGKVRDLEASLETMRSQLRDKDTQLEEQKRRERDLLTTITDMQQRVKQGLEDGARLPCLDIEKLRGENSSLREEQQRLKKVIEKQHRMMEQLGSQIQALEAQISQEDSSSQALREEVLAKEQNVLELHTAMKELSAQNQELMEQNLTLQERMNDPEQRSSNQASSLLQPAGAHLTQRLHLEIASCLSDLRSLCSILTQRAQGQNPNLSLLLGLTAPPAVAQQNEDWMDPDVLQKKLAEAQQLRRDVEELRTVILDRYAQDMGENCITQ; encoded by the exons ATGCCCTCCACGGCCGGCGCCCCGGCCTCAAAGCCCCAGCCGTTTGGCCCGGAGGACTCTTTGTCCTCAACCGAGGGCCACAGGTCTTCCTCTAGCTCAAGAACTCCAAGTGGTTCCACATCAAAGTCTTCTTCCCTCTCCAAATCAGCCTCGTCCCCCAACTTGGATGCTCAGGACGGTGTAGGAGGTGATCTCGCTACACCAAAGCCAGACTGCCTGAGCCGCTATCGGAGCCTCGTCAATGGGTTGGACCACTCGCTCTTCCCCACAGATCAGACGCGGGTGGACGATGGCCAGAGGTTTGACACTCCTGCTGTGGAACCTACACTAAACCAGTCAGCCTTGCTGGGAGGCTTGTGTCCTGATGTAAGGCTCAGATTACAGACGACTGGGATTAGAGACACTCCAGACTGTATGTCTGAGGTCTACAGAGCAGGTCTGGACCACAGTTACAAGGTTTTGCCTGAAGCGAGAGCTGGCCTATCTGGTACAGCTGAGGCCTCTAATCAGAGGGGTGGGCAGCCTGGTGCAGCCGGATCTGCTGGAGTTTATGCAAACCCTCTCAGTTTGCAGACCCAGGCTCTGCTCAGAGAACATGCTGGCCCCAAGGGTTACGATCCTTTGCGGCAGGACAGATGTAGTGAACTCTCCAGCTGGCAGCATAAACAGCAACTAGACAGTCTACGCCTCCAAATGGAACAAATGCAG TTAATGAATGCTGGAGTGGGTCAGTATCCATCTTTGTACTCATCACCGCTTCACTCAGACTCGGGCAAGTGGGATGCTCTGGTCAAAGCCAGCGAGAGTCTGCTAAAAGAGAAGGAGCTTATTATTGAGAG ACAAAAGCAGCACATGACCCAGCTGGAACAGCGCCTGAGGGAAAGCGAGTTGCAGGTCCACGGAGCCCTCCTTGGCCGAGGAGCATCTTTTGGGGACATGTGTATGTTGCGTCTCCAG GAGGCTCAGAGGGAGAATGCATTCCTGAGGGCACAGTTTACTGAGCGCACTGACTGCGTTGCCCTGGAGAAAGCAGAGGCAGAACGCAGGCTGGGGGCCGTCGAGGCTGAGACACGGCGGATCACAGAGAGTTTGAAGGAAGCCTGCGAGAGGCATGCTGAGGAGATGAAGAAACAGGAAGAGAGG ATACGCAGTCGGGACAAGCACATCAACAACCTAAAGAAGAAATGTCAAAAGGAAGCCGAGCTGAAGAGGGAGAACCAGCAGCGTATTGAAACTCTGGAGCGCTACCTTGCTGACCTGCCAACCATGGAGGACTACCAGAGACAGAATAAGCAG CTCTTAGAAGCTGAAGAGCAGGCTGACCAGCTACAAGGGAAAGTAAGAGACCTGGAAGCCAGCCTGGAGACGATGCGCTCCCAACTGCGGGACAAAGACACGCAGCTGGAGGAGCAAAAACGCAGGGAGAGAGACCTACTGACGACCATTACTGA tATGCAACAGCGGGTGAAACAAGGCCTTGAGGATGGAGCCAGACTGCCCTGTTTGGATATTGAGAAACTCAGAGGGGAGAACAGTTCTTTAagagaggagcagcagagacTCAAAAAG GTTATTGAGAAGCAACATCGAATGATGGAACAGCTTGGCTCCCAGATTCAG GCGTTGGAGGCTCAAATATCTCAGGAAGACAGCAGCTCTCAGGCTCTCAGAGAGGAGGTGTTGGCCAAAGAGCAGAATGTGCTGGAGCTCCACACAGCCATGAAAGAG CTGTCGGCCCAGAACCAGGAACTGATGGAGCAGAATCTGACGCTGCAGGAGCGGATGAACGATCCGGAGCAGAGAAGCAGCAACCAGGCCTCTTCTCTGCTACAGCCAGCAGGAGCTCATCTCACACAAAGACTGCACTTGGAGATTGCTTCCTGCCTCAGCGACCTGCGCTCCCTGTGCAGCATTCTGACCCAGCGAGCCCAAGGACAAAACCCCAACCTCTCTCTGCTGCTTGGTCTCACTG CACCACCAGCAGTGGCACAGCAGAATGAAGACTGGATGGATCCTGACGTACTGCAGAAGAAGTTGGCTGAAGCCCAACAGCTCCGTCGTGATGTTGAGGAACTGCGCACTGTTATACTGGACCGTTATGCACAGGACATGGGAGAAAACTGCATAACTCAATAA
- the fez2a gene encoding fasciculation and elongation protein zeta-2 isoform X1, which translates to MVRAMAAPVSHLDEVECGRPNVGDGSGVSVGGAPARSGRPADQRGDCAPVWSQDQLTGLQETSADLGPDHGAEMDSIALIDEDSLVEKDELWNALSSNYGHVEPVDWRQCRTRSLYISTFSLEEKPTETDVAAELSDKEELREQLDLHSIIVPCLADEPLVTAEQVIEEIEEMMQDSSDMEAERNPSQSDLSMLSLDVQWCSPGFEERMRVLNVSELMERLEEAETTIRRFSEELVQQLAIRDELDFEKEVKNSFISALIDVQNRQKEQRESMRKKKKLKGGAGTVQGLTERPPGSRFSMEGLSSVIQNSFRQTFGSGCSERQYLTTVIPYEKKGHPPSIEDLQILTKILQAMRDDSDKVPSLLTDYILNVLCPT; encoded by the exons ATGGTGCGGGCTATGGCTGCACCTGTCTCACATTTGGACGAGGTCGAATGTGGGAGGCCGAATGTGGGAGATGGGAGCGGGGTTTCCGTGGGAGGAGCGCCGGCCCGGAGCGGCCGCCCCGCGGATCAGCGGGGAGACTGCGCTCCTGTCTGGTCCCAGGACCAGCTCACCGGTTTGCAGGAGACCTCAGCAGACCTCGGCCCAGACCATGGAGCTGAGATGGACAGCATCGCCCTGATAGACGAAGACAGTCTGGTGGAGAAAGACGA ACTCTGGAATGCTCTTTCCAGTAATTATGGCCACGTGGAGCCGGTGGACTGGCGTCAGTGTCGAACACGCTCGCTCTACATTTCCACGTTCAGCTTGGAGGAGAAGCCG ACAGAGACGGATGTTGCGGCCGAGCTGTCGGACAAGGAGGAGCTGCGGGAGCAGCTGGATTTGCACTCCATCATCGTGCCCTGTCTGGCAGACGAACCCCTGGTCACGGCGGAGCAG GTAATTGAGGAGATAGAGGAAATGATGCAGGACTCATCTGACATGGAGGCAGAGCGCAATCCCTCGCAGTCAGACCTGTCCATGCTCTCTCTGGACGTCCAGTGGTGCAGTCCCGGCTTCGAGGAGA GGATGAGGGTCCTGAACGTTTCAGAGCTGATGGAGCGTCTGGAGGAGGCAGAGACAACCATCAGGAGGTTTTCTGAGGAGCTGGTGCAGCAGCTGGCTATCAGGGATGAGTTGGACTTTGAGAAGGAGGTGAAAAACAGTTTCATCTCAGCGCTCATCGATGTGCAGAACCGGCAGAAAGAGCAGAGGGAGTCgatgaggaagaagaagaagcttaAAGGAGGAGCTGGGACAGTGCAGGGCCTCACAGAGAGACCGCCTGGATCG CGTTTCAGCATGGAGGGACTCTCCTCTGTCATACAAAACAGCTTTCGGCAAACATTTGGGAGTGGGTGCAGTGAACGACAG tatTTGACCACAGTCATCCCTTATGAGAAAAAAGGACACCCCCCCTCCATTGAAGATCTCCAGATCCTGACCAAAA TTCTCCAAGCTATGAGAGACGACAGTGACAAAGTGCCCAGCCTCTTGACAGACTACATCCTCAACG TGCTTTGCCCCACGTAG
- the ubxn11 gene encoding UBX domain-containing protein 11 encodes MSSPFSMLKKTKRSPLQGSPHDQWDKQKLALRRNLQQEFEEDLAANDSSDPALHSSLSGKDPFTSRPKMSLNKVERCQPGLPGSDSEVTSAMIQRVALLEKTVKTQAQETERLGKIISILEEKLRAQEESVKTHCSRDREDLERRLKQLQNQVYEMETFLGDCALVSAENEDSSDVWQPGTSADRSFRVDFDLVLQRIKDLNIVTGEGECFVQTTLTGAKLAKKDPIPLRLYSNGMMMFDGPFRSYQEPSTQQCMQDLMDGYFPSELQQRFPDGIPFEAHDRRHEEFVIRRPWDTFPGKGQALLREKDESWNAVSSQLQGKNLSTERFLNKLQKVVVEADKMIDIRDSLRTLLQGSSDTQSSSSILINTPALQAEDERKQTHTEKRPPANASIKLKVKSEEGNRTYMMKMCLSETVGDLRNHLDKHRGTVLPGYDIISVLPKRCFSDDSQTLQSCGLLANTTLLLLRKTQQSQPLMEVYKLT; translated from the exons ATGAGTTCACCCTTTTCCATGTTGAAGAAAACCAAGCGCAGTCCACTGCAGGGCTCTCCCCATGACCAATG GGACAAACAAAAGCTCGCTCTCAGGAGGAATCTGCAACAAG AGTTTGAGGAAGATTTGGCTGCCAATGACTCTTCTGATCCAGCTCTGCACTCTTCTCTATCTGGCAAAGACCCCTTCACCTCACGGCCCAAAATGTCATTAAACAAAG TAGAACGATGCCAACCAGGCCTTCCTGGAAGTGACTCTGAGGTCACATCTGCCATGATTCAGCGAGTGGCCTTGCTGGAGAAAACGGTGAAGACCCAAGCACAGGAGACAGAGAGATTG GGAAAGATTATTTCCATTTTGGAGGAGAAGCTGAGGGCTCAAGAGGAATCAG TAAAGACACATTGCTCAAGAGACAGAGAAGATCTTGAAAGaaggttaaaacagctgcaaaatcAAGTGTATGAAATGGAG ACATTTCTGGGTGACTGTGCTCTGGTCTCGGCAGAGAATGAGGACAGCTCAGACGTCTGGCAGCCAG GAACATCTGCAGACAGAAGCTTCCGTGTCGACTTTGACCTTGTGCTGCAGAGGATCAAGGACCTGAACATCGTGACAGGGGAAGGAGAGTGTTTTGTGCAAACAACATTGACGGGAGCAAAGCTGGCAAAAAAGGATCCAATTCCACTTAGGCTCTACAGCAACGGCATGATGATGTTTGATGGTCCTTTCCGCTCTTATCAGGAGCCCAGTACCCAG CAGTGCATGCAAGACCTGATGGATGGCTATTTTCCATCAGAGCTTCAGCAAAGATTTCCAGATGGCATACCATTTGAG GCTCATGACAGGCGACATGAGGAATTTGTCATCAGGCGGCCATGGGACACGTTTCCTGGCAAAGGACAGGCTCTTCTTCGGGAGAAAGATGAATCGTGGAATGCAGTCAGCTCTCAGTTACAGG GTAAGAACCTGAGCACAGAGCGGTTCCTGAACAAGCTTCAAAAGGTGGTAGTCGAAGCCGATAAGATGATCGATATCAGGGACTCGCTGAGGACATTACTGCAG GGATCATCTGACACCCAGAGCAGCAGCTCGATTCTCATAAACACACCAGCACTGCAAGCAGAAGACGAGAG aaagcagacacacacagagaaacGTCCACCTGCCAATGCCAGTATCAAACTCAAGGTGAAATCCGAAGAGGGAAACCGTACTTACATGATGAAAATGTGCCTCTCAGAAACAGTCGGGGACCTGAGGAACCATCTGGACAAGCACAG AGGGACTGTGCTGCCTGGTTACGACATCATCAGCGTGCTTCCCAAACGCTGCTTCAGTGATGATAGTCAGACGCTCCAATCATGTGGACTCTTGGCAAACActaccctgctgctgctgcgaaaAACGCAGCAAAGTCAACCTCTGATGGAAGTTTATAAACTTACTTAA
- the fez2a gene encoding fasciculation and elongation protein zeta-2 isoform X2 has product MVRAMAAPVSHLDEVECGRPNVGDGSGVSVGGAPARSGRPADQRGDCAPVWSQDQLTGLQETSADLGPDHGAEMDSIALIDEDSLVEKDELWNALSSNYGHVEPVDWRQCRTRSLYISTFSLEEKPTETDVAAELSDKEELREQLDLHSIIVPCLADEPLVTAEQVIEEIEEMMQDSSDMEAERNPSQSDLSMLSLDVQWCSPGFEERMRVLNVSELMERLEEAETTIRRFSEELVQQLAIRDELDFEKEVKNSFISALIDVQNRQKEQRESMRKKKKLKGGAGTVQGLTERPPGSYLTTVIPYEKKGHPPSIEDLQILTKILQAMRDDSDKVPSLLTDYILNVLCPT; this is encoded by the exons ATGGTGCGGGCTATGGCTGCACCTGTCTCACATTTGGACGAGGTCGAATGTGGGAGGCCGAATGTGGGAGATGGGAGCGGGGTTTCCGTGGGAGGAGCGCCGGCCCGGAGCGGCCGCCCCGCGGATCAGCGGGGAGACTGCGCTCCTGTCTGGTCCCAGGACCAGCTCACCGGTTTGCAGGAGACCTCAGCAGACCTCGGCCCAGACCATGGAGCTGAGATGGACAGCATCGCCCTGATAGACGAAGACAGTCTGGTGGAGAAAGACGA ACTCTGGAATGCTCTTTCCAGTAATTATGGCCACGTGGAGCCGGTGGACTGGCGTCAGTGTCGAACACGCTCGCTCTACATTTCCACGTTCAGCTTGGAGGAGAAGCCG ACAGAGACGGATGTTGCGGCCGAGCTGTCGGACAAGGAGGAGCTGCGGGAGCAGCTGGATTTGCACTCCATCATCGTGCCCTGTCTGGCAGACGAACCCCTGGTCACGGCGGAGCAG GTAATTGAGGAGATAGAGGAAATGATGCAGGACTCATCTGACATGGAGGCAGAGCGCAATCCCTCGCAGTCAGACCTGTCCATGCTCTCTCTGGACGTCCAGTGGTGCAGTCCCGGCTTCGAGGAGA GGATGAGGGTCCTGAACGTTTCAGAGCTGATGGAGCGTCTGGAGGAGGCAGAGACAACCATCAGGAGGTTTTCTGAGGAGCTGGTGCAGCAGCTGGCTATCAGGGATGAGTTGGACTTTGAGAAGGAGGTGAAAAACAGTTTCATCTCAGCGCTCATCGATGTGCAGAACCGGCAGAAAGAGCAGAGGGAGTCgatgaggaagaagaagaagcttaAAGGAGGAGCTGGGACAGTGCAGGGCCTCACAGAGAGACCGCCTGGATCG tatTTGACCACAGTCATCCCTTATGAGAAAAAAGGACACCCCCCCTCCATTGAAGATCTCCAGATCCTGACCAAAA TTCTCCAAGCTATGAGAGACGACAGTGACAAAGTGCCCAGCCTCTTGACAGACTACATCCTCAACG TGCTTTGCCCCACGTAG
- the cep85 gene encoding centrosomal protein of 85 kDa isoform X1, translated as MSSRRLCGTQGDAGLCGMTTSHRYFESKPAARFADMEWQTPAVSEKFQSRFGRRPGTSDSGDTGLGTSASDSTEDFHSSSSSPSFQPIRSQIPIPTAHVMPSTAGAPASKPQPFGPEDSLSSTEGHRSSSSSRTPSGSTSKSSSLSKSASSPNLDAQDGVGGDLATPKPDCLSRYRSLVNGLDHSLFPTDQTRVDDGQRFDTPAVEPTLNQSALLGGLCPDVRLRLQTTGIRDTPDCMSEVYRAGLDHSYKVLPEARAGLSGTAEASNQRGGQPGAAGSAGVYANPLSLQTQALLREHAGPKGYDPLRQDRCSELSSWQHKQQLDSLRLQMEQMQLMNAGVGQYPSLYSSPLHSDSGKWDALVKASESLLKEKELIIERQKQHMTQLEQRLRESELQVHGALLGRGASFGDMCMLRLQEAQRENAFLRAQFTERTDCVALEKAEAERRLGAVEAETRRITESLKEACERHAEEMKKQEERIRSRDKHINNLKKKCQKEAELKRENQQRIETLERYLADLPTMEDYQRQNKQLLEAEEQADQLQGKVRDLEASLETMRSQLRDKDTQLEEQKRRERDLLTTITDMQQRVKQGLEDGARLPCLDIEKLRGENSSLREEQQRLKKVIEKQHRMMEQLGSQIQALEAQISQEDSSSQALREEVLAKEQNVLELHTAMKELSAQNQELMEQNLTLQERMNDPEQRSSNQASSLLQPAGAHLTQRLHLEIASCLSDLRSLCSILTQRAQGQNPNLSLLLGLTAPPAVAQQNEDWMDPDVLQKKLAEAQQLRRDVEELRTVILDRYAQDMGENCITQ; from the exons ATGAGCAGTCGGCGTTTATGTGGAACACAAG gagACGCTGGCTTGTGTGGAATGACAACCTCACATAGATATTTTGAATCAAAACCAGCTG CTCGGTTTGCTGACATGGAGTGGCAGACACCAGCTGTGTCGGAGAAGTTTCAAAGCCGCTTTGGCCGCAGGCCCGGGACATCGGACAGCGGCGACACTGGCCTCGGCACCTCAGCCTCTGACAGCACAGAAG aTTTCCACAGTTCCAGCAGTAGCCCCTCTTTCCAACCCATTCGCAGTCAGATCCCCATACCCACTGCACATGTCATGCCCTCCACGGCCGGCGCCCCGGCCTCAAAGCCCCAGCCGTTTGGCCCGGAGGACTCTTTGTCCTCAACCGAGGGCCACAGGTCTTCCTCTAGCTCAAGAACTCCAAGTGGTTCCACATCAAAGTCTTCTTCCCTCTCCAAATCAGCCTCGTCCCCCAACTTGGATGCTCAGGACGGTGTAGGAGGTGATCTCGCTACACCAAAGCCAGACTGCCTGAGCCGCTATCGGAGCCTCGTCAATGGGTTGGACCACTCGCTCTTCCCCACAGATCAGACGCGGGTGGACGATGGCCAGAGGTTTGACACTCCTGCTGTGGAACCTACACTAAACCAGTCAGCCTTGCTGGGAGGCTTGTGTCCTGATGTAAGGCTCAGATTACAGACGACTGGGATTAGAGACACTCCAGACTGTATGTCTGAGGTCTACAGAGCAGGTCTGGACCACAGTTACAAGGTTTTGCCTGAAGCGAGAGCTGGCCTATCTGGTACAGCTGAGGCCTCTAATCAGAGGGGTGGGCAGCCTGGTGCAGCCGGATCTGCTGGAGTTTATGCAAACCCTCTCAGTTTGCAGACCCAGGCTCTGCTCAGAGAACATGCTGGCCCCAAGGGTTACGATCCTTTGCGGCAGGACAGATGTAGTGAACTCTCCAGCTGGCAGCATAAACAGCAACTAGACAGTCTACGCCTCCAAATGGAACAAATGCAG TTAATGAATGCTGGAGTGGGTCAGTATCCATCTTTGTACTCATCACCGCTTCACTCAGACTCGGGCAAGTGGGATGCTCTGGTCAAAGCCAGCGAGAGTCTGCTAAAAGAGAAGGAGCTTATTATTGAGAG ACAAAAGCAGCACATGACCCAGCTGGAACAGCGCCTGAGGGAAAGCGAGTTGCAGGTCCACGGAGCCCTCCTTGGCCGAGGAGCATCTTTTGGGGACATGTGTATGTTGCGTCTCCAG GAGGCTCAGAGGGAGAATGCATTCCTGAGGGCACAGTTTACTGAGCGCACTGACTGCGTTGCCCTGGAGAAAGCAGAGGCAGAACGCAGGCTGGGGGCCGTCGAGGCTGAGACACGGCGGATCACAGAGAGTTTGAAGGAAGCCTGCGAGAGGCATGCTGAGGAGATGAAGAAACAGGAAGAGAGG ATACGCAGTCGGGACAAGCACATCAACAACCTAAAGAAGAAATGTCAAAAGGAAGCCGAGCTGAAGAGGGAGAACCAGCAGCGTATTGAAACTCTGGAGCGCTACCTTGCTGACCTGCCAACCATGGAGGACTACCAGAGACAGAATAAGCAG CTCTTAGAAGCTGAAGAGCAGGCTGACCAGCTACAAGGGAAAGTAAGAGACCTGGAAGCCAGCCTGGAGACGATGCGCTCCCAACTGCGGGACAAAGACACGCAGCTGGAGGAGCAAAAACGCAGGGAGAGAGACCTACTGACGACCATTACTGA tATGCAACAGCGGGTGAAACAAGGCCTTGAGGATGGAGCCAGACTGCCCTGTTTGGATATTGAGAAACTCAGAGGGGAGAACAGTTCTTTAagagaggagcagcagagacTCAAAAAG GTTATTGAGAAGCAACATCGAATGATGGAACAGCTTGGCTCCCAGATTCAG GCGTTGGAGGCTCAAATATCTCAGGAAGACAGCAGCTCTCAGGCTCTCAGAGAGGAGGTGTTGGCCAAAGAGCAGAATGTGCTGGAGCTCCACACAGCCATGAAAGAG CTGTCGGCCCAGAACCAGGAACTGATGGAGCAGAATCTGACGCTGCAGGAGCGGATGAACGATCCGGAGCAGAGAAGCAGCAACCAGGCCTCTTCTCTGCTACAGCCAGCAGGAGCTCATCTCACACAAAGACTGCACTTGGAGATTGCTTCCTGCCTCAGCGACCTGCGCTCCCTGTGCAGCATTCTGACCCAGCGAGCCCAAGGACAAAACCCCAACCTCTCTCTGCTGCTTGGTCTCACTG CACCACCAGCAGTGGCACAGCAGAATGAAGACTGGATGGATCCTGACGTACTGCAGAAGAAGTTGGCTGAAGCCCAACAGCTCCGTCGTGATGTTGAGGAACTGCGCACTGTTATACTGGACCGTTATGCACAGGACATGGGAGAAAACTGCATAACTCAATAA